GCGGTTTTCTGTACGTAGTCCCATTCGCTAAGTTTGGCTATTGCTCCTTCTCTTTCTAATAGTTGAGGAATTTCAAAATCCGAAATAGCAGAGGTTGTTTCGTTTATAGTGCTAGCACTTGCAGTAGTAGTGCTGCTTCCTTGCTGACAACTGGTGAAAGAAATGCTGAATAAAACAAGGATGGTTAATAGATATTGTTTGATGATGATTTGCATTGTTGTGAGAATTTTTAAAGTTAGATGATTTTATTTTGTATAGAAAAATAGAACACAGGTAAAATTTACATTAAAAAAAGTAGATTAATGAAATTGATTATGTGCGGTAATCAAAAACATCTTTTAATAGGCAACTTCTCTTTTGATGATTTATCTGTGTTCTAAAATTTAAAAGTCAGGAAACAAGTAGTTTTGAAGCCACTTGCTCCCTTTCTTTTATATAATCCTTATCGTTCAATTATTGTTTGAGGATTTTGGTGCTTGCTACCTCTTTACCGTCTGTAATCGTCACGATATACATACCGCTGTTTGCAGCCGTAAAGTTAATTTGATGCGTATTTTCTCCTCTTGTAGCGTTTGCTTTGTCTGAATAAAGCAATTTACCAACTGCATCGTAAACATGAATGTTCACCATATTGTCGCTATTGTAAGTGTAGTCAATTGAAACCACACCACCTTGTAGGGTTCTTACACCTTCAATATTCAAATTGATGTTGCGTTCTCCTCTGTTCAAAGCAATCGTTTTGAAGGATTCTGACTGACCATTGAAGTCTGTTTGTTTCAATCGGTAGTAAGAGGTTCCAATAGGTGCTTCTCTGTCTAAGAAGTTGTAACTATTTGAAGCGGAAGTAGTTCCAGCGCCCACTATTTTAGTGATAGCTTCAAAATCAGTTCCGTTCAATGAACGCTCCAATGTAAAGTAAGCGTTGTTGGATTCAGATGCTGTTGCCCATGTCAAGTAGTTGCCTTCTTTTTGAACTTCTCCTTCAAAAGCCAACAATTCAACTGGTAATTTGGTACAAGCGATGATATCAGAGATAAATGATTGCTCACAGCCGTTTGCATCTACTACATAGATTTCATAGTTGGTTCCGTCTGCCAATGGGCCAATCAAAAATGGTTCTTGGTTCTCAACTTGTCCGTTGAACGTACCAGAAACTGTGTAAGGGCCTGTTCCTCCATCAATCCAAGCATCAACTGTATAGATACCATTCGGTTCATCACAAATTACTTGGTTTTGAATCATGATAGCACATACAACTTCTTCAATGATTTCTTTTCCGCTACCAGCACCTGTTCCGCTATGTGGTTCAGCAAGGTATGGGAAACTCGTTTGGAAAGGAAGGTCATTTTCATTTACACCAGTAGAGTAAGTCAATACATTCAACAATTGCTCTGTCACTGGATTTTCTCCATCAAAATCATCGTACCACAAACCAATTGCAGCCAATACGATGCCTGAAACAGCTTGTAATTCAATGCGTGTTACATCATCTTCCAATCGGCGACCATTCGGGAAACCATCCATGTTAGGAATGAATTCAAGATCAGCAGTTCCATTGAAGCGAGGATCAACCAAGCCCAAAACAGCTGCTTGAACCAAACCCAATGCGCTAAAGTCTGCACTATTTCTTGGAGTAGCTGGTACAGCCATGTTCAAACGAAGCATGTCACCACCATTTGGCAAGAAGTTGCCAATGAAAGGTTTACCTACTGCAAGTGGATTACCTGCTTTGCCTGTTGCCAATTGATATGGAGGAAAATTCGGTGCTCCTGTGTGAAAGATAGGCCATAAGTCCACAGAACGTGGTGCGCCTGCTTTTGGTAATAACAATGTACCAAAGATAGCGTCATCTAAAGCTGTTCCTGCAACTGCATCTGAACCTTTCAATGGGAATAGTCCGTCTCCACCGTTGGTGAAATCTAATCCAAGACCCAATGAGTTTGTTTGGATACGCAAAGATGCAAATGCTGGTACAGCACCACCAAATTGATCATCATCCATGTACAATGCCAATTCAGGATTGTAGAAATATTCAAAGTGGTCTGGATTTTCGTTATAAGGAGTTCGGGCATTCCACTCATCTTTTGAGCCAATAGGAATAACTGCCTCATTGGTCAATGGCATACCTAAGCGGGAAACTTGCACCCAGTCACCATCGAAGGACATGCTGCCTCCCATACCAAGTGTTCTGATTTGAGGGCGACTTGCAGAAGCCCAAACACCTATTACAAAATCACCATCTAAAATATTAGCAGCTTCGCTCACACCTTTTCCGTCTTTCTGCAAAGTGGAAATTGGGATTTGTAGAGCGATAGCATGTGTATTCAAAAATGCAAGCCCATCAACTGATGTACCGTCTTGACGAG
The Chitinophagales bacterium genome window above contains:
- a CDS encoding DUF4331 family protein, coding for MLLLILVPLMAFASSHREAPLISDDPLADNTDVYAFVSPDNPNMVTIIANYIPAELPHGGPNYYTFGENVRYEIHIDNNTATAGDDIVYRATFTRTNEDPTTFFNIRLGAQNIKATYTLERSIDGGMSFQTIVMDGVVPPNNIGPRSITGGAGLNAPDYASLMQSAITTASTGETIFCGPVDDPFFVDLGGVFDLGDLPRQDGTSVDGLAFLNTHAIALQIPISTLQKDGKGVSEAANILDGDFVIGVWASASRPQIRTLGMGGSMSFDGDWVQVSRLGMPLTNEAVIPIGSKDEWNARTPYNENPDHFEYFYNPELALYMDDDQFGGAVPAFASLRIQTNSLGLGLDFTNGGDGLFPLKGSDAVAGTALDDAIFGTLLLPKAGAPRSVDLWPIFHTGAPNFPPYQLATGKAGNPLAVGKPFIGNFLPNGGDMLRLNMAVPATPRNSADFSALGLVQAAVLGLVDPRFNGTADLEFIPNMDGFPNGRRLEDDVTRIELQAVSGIVLAAIGLWYDDFDGENPVTEQLLNVLTYSTGVNENDLPFQTSFPYLAEPHSGTGAGSGKEIIEEVVCAIMIQNQVICDEPNGIYTVDAWIDGGTGPYTVSGTFNGQVENQEPFLIGPLADGTNYEIYVVDANGCEQSFISDIIACTKLPVELLAFEGEVQKEGNYLTWATASESNNAYFTLERSLNGTDFEAITKIVGAGTTSASNSYNFLDREAPIGTSYYRLKQTDFNGQSESFKTIALNRGERNINLNIEGVRTLQGGVVSIDYTYNSDNMVNIHVYDAVGKLLYSDKANATRGENTHQINFTAANSGMYIVTITDGKEVASTKILKQ